The Montipora capricornis isolate CH-2021 chromosome 3, ASM3666992v2, whole genome shotgun sequence genome includes the window aactagagcaatgtgcctgatgattgcttcgcaaggagcatgaaactctgagtagcaataaatgtcttcgaccaaataatccaactctacaaatatatatatatagatatgtGTAAACGATGTTGGTTTGCCAACGATGATGCCCTAGAGAAAAGGATCCTAAGGATACAAGACGCTTCTTCTTTACAAAAGCATAAGTTGAATAGACAGAAGAAGATGCgaacttttctcgtttgttagttataaaacaatagctaacaaagtaggcaaagaaaattaaaatattttacatggaATCCCATAAGAATTACGTAAAAGATAAAAGGGTTAAAAACGCCCGCTATagtataaatacaatacaataaaatcaaatacaaaatgcaaatagaatacAGCGGCAAGATAgtgttaattatagcgaatcctatttttagaattaaactCGCACCTTTTGTTCAGACCATAAGGTTTGAGGGTGGATAATTGAGCACACCAAAAAGCTTCTCTTGTGAGAAGACGGTCATCAAGAGTATTATTGTTGGCGCTAAGGTTACATAACTgttcaattattaaaaattcaaaatctttgagagtatgaggttctttgttgaaatgaatagcaacttcacaagtacgttttttagtgatcatggaagacttgtggttgcgaaaacgaattttaaattcattgctAGTGGAACCAACACATTGCACATTACATTTCTTGCACGTGACcaagtaaatgacatttttagatttacaaCTGAGAATTTGAGTGATAGGATAAGTCCtgctagtactagtactagtaaaacaattgctttcctttaaaatttttttacataaatCACATTTGGCTGTACATTTAAAGCAACCGCGCTGATTATCAGGCGCGCGATGTTGCCCACGAAGCTTACTGCTAAggatttctttgatgtttttagtTCTACGAAAGGCAGGAATGATGGACCCTATCAGAAAGATATTTCTAAGAGATGGTGAATTATAAATTAAGTGCTTGTGTTTCCTAATAATTTTTCCAATGCTGGGTAATCGGGGATTAAAATCAAGAACAAGTGGAAAAATTTGTTTGGAGTCTTTGGGGCGAGGTTGAAGCAACGTTTCTCTGGGAATGGACTGGGCTTTCTCAAACTGTTGTGAAACCAAACCAGGGTTGTAGCCCCGGTTATATAAATAACTCTGATACTCGGCAGAGCGTTTACTAAACGTCTCATCGGTAGAACAATTCCTTCGAATCCTGGTAGCTACTCCATAAGGAATGGCTCTGGTGACATGAGCAGGATGTGCGCTATTCCGTAGCAAATAAATATGGTTATCCGTAGGTTTGGAGTAGATATCAGTCTGGATGAAACCGTTCACCAGATTAAGAGTAAGATCTAATACGTTAAGTGAAATGGGCGATGAAACTAAAGTAAATTTAATGGTGGGGTACAAAGAATTAATAAATTCCGTAAACTCATTGAGTTTGACTGGCCCTTGTGTCCATAGATCAAAAATATCGTCCCTGTATCTCCACCACAGGTTGGGTTTAATTTCCCCTGATCTGGCTCTCCTATCAATAATTCCCATGGCAAGATCAGCGTAACTGCAAGCATTCTTGGGGCCCATGGCTGTACCATGAATCTGAAGAAAGTTGTCAGCTTCAAAAAACGAATTATTATGCTTAAGACAAATTTGTTCGGCCTCAACTATGCAATCAGTGGATGGAAATCTCGCTGGTCTAGCCTCTAATGCTTCTATAACAGCGTTAATTCCTAAGTTGTTGTCAATATTAGGAAACATGGCAACAACATCCCAGGAAACTAAAAGACTATCCTCAGAAAAGGGGCCCATTTTGTTGAGTTTCTGGAGAAAATGTGTGGTATCCTTAACAAACGATGGCAGATTTTGGGCTAGAGGCTTGAGATAAAATTCTGAAAAGGTCGAAAGGTTTTCAATGGCAGTGCCGCAGCACGATGTAATAAGCCGAAGGGGATTCCCCTCTTTGTGGGTTTTGATGGTTCCAAAAGCCTTTCCAGGTTTGGCACTGCCGTTAATCACCCAACTAGCTATTTCTTCATTAATTTGGCCCTTCTCAAGCCACTTTTTACTCCATTGTTTGATGACCTCTACATAATCAGCACTTGGATCATGCTCAAGCTTTTGATAATGGAGTGGATTCTTAAACTGTTCTTTCATTTTGGAGTCATAATCACTCTTTTCAATAACAACAAATTTGGACCCTTTGTCTTGAATTTGAATGGCAACATTATCAGCCTGCTTAAGTGTAACCAGAGCCTGTCTCTCACCAACGGAAAGATTGTCATGAATAAAACGGACATTCCTAGGGTCAAGCAATTCGGTTCTAACAGAATCCAAAAAGAGTTCAAGCTCAGGGATATGGGACACGGGGGCCTTCCAGCTGGAAACCTTCTTAACGGTGGGAAAGACAGGCTGATGAGGACTAGTGCTAGGATTGTTGTTAACATCATCTCTATGAAAAAATACAGCTGCCCTTAacctattttcaaatttttcccagTCTTCCAATAATTTGACACGGTTAATGTCGCGAGGGACTGGGCAAAAAGATGGACCCTTGCTAAGTAGGGATTTTTGGTCATCAGAAAGATCCCGCGATGAAAGATTAATAGGATGAAACTGTAGACTATTTACATCAAATTCCTGCCTACGCCTCtctaaagttttaaaaaaacgttCTTTCTTAGCTTTTCTGACCTGTTTGGAGAATCTTCTGGTCGTTTTAGACTTCGGACGAACATCACTAGGAGCCTCTCTTTGCAGCGGAATCAAGTTCTTGGCTTTGTTCCTATACCTCAGGTTTAAATCTATGTTGAGTGAATTGACAGTGCTCTTTGCTCGAACCCAGCAAACGGTGGCATCTTCATGGTCAAActgatatatatatacaatgtatatataataagttaaaaTGCTTCGAGCCAACAGAGATGCTGCgccagaaggatccaaaaggattcACAGTCTAAACCTcgagaagataatttaaaattgttatggaaaacgaggacggacaacttcgagcgaaggaaaatatatgcagtaaaaattctaaaaatatatataacagGGCGTGACAACAtatattcgcaaaaaattaacaagtgatgaaCAATCGATAATTACTACGCGTGAAAACGATGACTATACGAAACAAACCCACGGGGAAAACCAaatcaaaagataaaataaaagaatacaaacatacaaataaaatgaaaagagaaaaggctgtcgagtccactgagaatgcaaaggagccagcattaaaaatgaaatggcgaGAGATAAAACATAATTCCTAATCAGAGCCCCTGGGGGCCCCCACCCAATTTACATGTGATCTCTACGTTAATTGTAGTTTATctaatttacatgtaaattgggTGGGGGCCCCCACATAATcatatttgtaatgttttgtcatcttttatattgtaaacttatttaaggaaattgtaatttaccattcacttgcactgcaactgatgaaggtcacagaccgaaacgttttttattaaattttttatcatttttagaatttttactgtatatattttcttcgctcgaagttgtccgtcctcgttttccataacaattatatatatgtatatatagttaaaaaaggccaatggacggacaacttctggagctaaacattaaaaattaaaatatattaaaaccgTTTCGGTCTtcagaccttcatcagttatctATACAATACAGCAATGGAACGAATAGCTACTTATATAGGTCTGGCTTGTTTACAACAAATTCTTaaccaaagaaagaaagctaccaAGGGTATTGCGTAACTAGAATATAAAAATGTATGGTAAGAATATAGCGTTAATTACCAGGTATGAAAACTCTAAAGTATtctgaaattacaaataaaagaaaaagataacAAATCAAATGATCACGTACAAGCAAGAACATTAAATCCACGCAATTGTAACAAGTTCCCAGAACAGGGCCTTTGAAGCAAACCTTTTTCTGCCAAACAATAGGTCAAGGTGAAGTGAACCGCTACTTCACAAGATTTCTTATTTGTGACCATAGATGATTTATGGTTTCTAAATCTTACTTTGAATTCTGTTGTAGTTGATCCAATGTACTGAAGTTGGCATTTTTTGCAAGAGAccaaataaattacatttttggaaTCACAAGTTAAATTAGATCTAATTGTATAAGATTTTCCTGTTTTGAAGCTACTGAAAACTCTGGACtcgataaaataatttttacacagGTCGCATCTGTTTTTATCACATTTAAAACAGCCTGCCGCACATGAATTGGTATTTTGTGAGGTCGCAGATGCAAATTTAGAGGGTGCTAAAATTTCTTTGAGACTTTTGGAACTTCGGTACGATGGAATGATAGAGTTTTTAGGAAAAAGCTCTTTCAATTTGGGGTTAGATtctaaaaaatgtagatgtttTTTGATGATGTGATTTAGGTCAGGTAACAATGGATTGAAAGTTGTTACTAAtggaaaaatctttttggaGGCCCTGACTTTGTTTAAGTAATTCTTTTCTAGGAATAATTAATGCCTTTGCAAATTGGTTGTCTACTAGGTTTACTGAATAACCCTGGTTCACTAGATAGCCTTTATACTCCTCACACCTCTTGCTGAGAAAATTGTCTTCGGAACAATTTCTCCTTAATCTTAAAGCAACTCCAAAAGGAATAGCTTTAAATACATGTCGTGGGTGGGAGCTAGAGGGGGGCAAGTATAAATGGCTATCTGTTGGTTTGGAATAAACATCAGTCTTAATAAAACCGTCAATTAAATGCAAGGTGACATCTAACACATTAAGATGATTATCTGAGAATACTAGCTCAAATTTAATTGTAGGGTAGAGAGAATTGATGTACTCAGTAAATGTCTTTAAGGCGGGAAGGCCCTGCTGCCAGAGATCAAAAATATCATCACGGTAACGCCACCAAAGAGCTGGTTTAATGGGGCCACAAAATTTAGCTTTGTGATCGATCTCTCCCATGGCTGCATAACTACATGCATTTTTAGGTCCCATGGCGGTGCCATggatttgtaagaaaaaactaTGCTGGAAAACCGAATGGTTATGCTTAAGGCAGATTTCAACCGCTTCTAGGATACACTTCGTGGATGGCATTGGCCGTTCTCTGGCATCAAGGGCATTTTTTACTGCGGTGAGACCTAAGTTGTTGTCAATATTTGGAAACATGGAAACTACATCCCAGGAAACCAATAAGGTGCCTTCGGGAAAAGGGCCACTATTATTAATTACTTCAATTCTGTTGAGTAGATCAGTGGTGTCCTTGATGAACGATGGTAATTTACGAGCGAGCGGTTGTAGATAAAATTCGGTGAAAGCTGACAAATTCTCAATAGGTGTACCACAACATGAAGTAATTAGCCGAAGTGGATTTCCCTCTTTATGGGTTTTAACATTGCCGAATGCTACCCCTGGCTTTGCCTTTTGGTTGTTGACCCAATTGGCTACCTCAGGGGAAATCTCTCCTttttgcagccattttgaacACCACCTTTCCACAACAGAAATGTGCTTAGGTGTGGGATCTAATTGTAACTGATTATAGTGAACCTCATTGTTGAGTTGGCTAAACATTTTCTCTTCATAATCGGCAGAGCTTAGCAAAACAAATCTTGAACCTTTATCCTGGATTCTAACGACTGTGGTAGAATTCTTAAGCTTCCTAAGTGCAGTTCGTTCTCTCTCTGATAAATTGTCTTCAGTTAATTTAATATTGGGATTTAATACGTCTTTTCTAATGTtggaaagaaaaagttcaaGTTCGGGATATTTTGACAATGGAGGTCTCCAATTTTTATTACCTGGTACAGGTGGCAAATGATGTGGTTTCTCCTGGTCCCCTTCAGGTTCGACAGTTTTCTCCAAGAAGAATACTGCTGTTCGTAGCCGGGCTTCGAATGCCTCCAAATCGTCATGGACAAGTTGCCAACTCACATCTTTGGGTGATGGACAAAAGGAGGGCCCTTTTCGCAACACAGAAATTTGGTGTTTGTTAATGTTCATGTCCGATAAGTTGATGGGATTGAGCTGCTGGGCTTTGTAGTTTGAAGCAGCCTTGATCTCTTTACGCTTTCTCCGAAATCGGAGTCGTTTTCTACGTAACCTTCTTAATTTGCGGTAACGCCTAGCACTAGCTTGCGAGGTACCGGGTGAATTAATTGGAGGGGGTGATGTACCTCTCGGAATGGTCTTCTCCAACTTGTGCATTTCCGTTAATTTTAAGTTGCGGTGTAGTAAAGCATTCTCCTGGCGTAAATAGTTCCATGTGTTAGTTGCACGTGAGTGTCCAAGTTCACCAAAGAGTTTCTCCTTTGCGAGTTGCAGTTCATGTTGAAGGATTTTCACCTTTTCTTGAGAACTTCTGAGAACCATGTCGCAAAGTTGTATGGACGTATTATGAAGTGTGTGGGCACAAAATGCTTGTAAATCGTGATTGTCGACATTTAACGCAAGATGGAAATTAAGATTGAAACCTTTAGGGATGACGTTGCTGTCCAAACAAATCCTTAAAAAGTTACAATGATGTTGGTATCTAGTAAGATTGTTCCATACAGTAGCTGCATTTAAGATACAATTTGGGTTTGACATCTTCGGATCGATCAGCagggatgattcacaggcggacaggAGCAAAATTGTCAATAGTAATAGAAGTTTCAAGGGGCTTCCTGGGCCAACGAAGACGTCAAGCTTCAAGAAGGATCCTGGAGGGATTCTCAGTCCAAGCCACGGCATAagtagttaaaaatatatagttaaaaaaggccaatggacggacaacttctggagccaaacattaaaaattaaaatatattaaaaacatTTCGGTCTtcagaccttcatcagttatctATACAATACAGCAATGGAACGAATAGCTACTTATATAGGTCTGGCTTGTTTACAACAAATTCTTaaccaaagaaagaaagctaccaAGGGTATTGCGTAACTAGAATATAACAATGTATGGTAAGAATATAGCGTTAATTACCAGGtatgaaaactatatatatatatatatagggcacattgtatacatattgtatatatatatatatatatatatatacacatatatttatttattcaatatgAAGGGGAAAAAATTGGACCAGGCTTGATTTGATTCGGGAATCCGAGAAGGTGTGAATGTGTAAAGTGACATAACTCATGGAATCTGCATCTGGCAAATATTAAAGACAGGGTTATTTTCATATATCTCCTCGTGGCACTTACGTCCACCACAAACACAATTCTTGTCAGCTTCTTTTTAAAGTCTTGCACAAAATGGATCAGAAAGGAAATAATGACAACCTTTTCAATTTTGAGTTTGACACCGGTAACACCAGTGTTGGAATGcacagggctcaaagtttatttttggctttgggagcacttgtgcGACCAGGTGTAAATTTTTAGGCGCACTGTCGAAATTTTAGTCGCAGAGTTAAAAATTTTAGGCGCACAGCTTCAAATACTTGGAGCACCTACTCCAAAAGCAAACGTAATGCTTCAAAAAGAGCGACTCAGGCTTCGTGTTGCAATATGAGCCTATTCTAGCAGTACTGAACACaacgaaaacaaataaatgaatcaGGATATTTAACACAAGAGTTAGGCTTAGATATTAACTACTAAGTCGCTCCGTCGAGTATCCTCATTATCCAATTGCGTGTTGTTTGCCTCACCTTTAAAATTCTGTTTACGAATAATCTTGATTTTTCCAACATGGGTATTTGTGAGAACTAGCACGAACTTTGCTCATTTGGCTAGCTTTCAAGCCATAGAATTCGTGGACCGGCCCATTTCGAAAACGCTGGACATTTTTGTATGTCAgacaattgaaaaagaaagctttgttAACATTTCAAAACGTAGTATTCTGTAACGTTTGGTCGCGAAGAACGGGAACATGATTTAATCTCATCCCCAGTCTCCACGCTTTCCCCTAGGACGCCAAGCACTAGGACCGCCATAACAACCGCGAACGGTCTCTCCGTAAAGCGAAGCCCGAGTCAGAAAATGCAAGGCGCAGTTAAGAGAAAGTAATAGCTTTCAGACATTTATTAGCCATCTTTACTTCAGAATGTTATATTTTATTTCAgacctgttttttgttttcttttttcaggctCAACTGAATAACTGTATGTTGAACAAAAAGATAGCGAAATCAGTATTAATAATTGCTTTTACATCAACTTCACTTTCCATATCATTTTCAggaattattacatgtacatgttatcATCATTCAAGATAACAGAATTTCCACACCTTTCAATTCTCTTTTTGAATGTAAAGTTGTAGCTAAAAAAAAGCACACTTGAAAAGGATTCACAACAAATGCAATATAAAGTACTATCGTCGATTACTCGAAATCCAGTGAGTCCAAGTCCGCATAAACTGGAACTAATTCCTCTGGCCACGTTTTGTAAACCACGTGAGGCCGCCTTGATCTCTGGCCACTGTTCAACCACTTTTCAACTACTGGAGTTGGGTCAAATGCTGCCAATTCTGGCTCTTCCATGCTGATGCGGATAAGGTCTTCTGTTGTGGATACATGGAGGCTGCTCCTCACATCAGACTTAATTCGCTTCTGGGCAGAAAAACCACGCTCACACTGGGCACTGCTTATCGGAATGACAAGCATAATTTCGACTAGGTGTAACAGGTTCTAAACGAAATGAAACTTTAAGTAATATATTCTGACAGCTCATATAATTCACAACAGTTATTGACTAAACAACAAAGTGAATATAATTCTTGTACATTGTATGTATGCCTTGGAGCATTTCTTTGTGTTAAGACCACTAAGATAGAACATTTTGATGTATACCTTAAAATCTTCCTTGTAGGGATCCTTCGTGAGCAAAAGTTGGAAGAGAGCATAGAATGATTTGTCCTGAAAGGTACCACGGACTAATGTCTTGAAATTGGAGTACTCAGTTTGTACTCTTGTGGGGTCACATCCATTTCTAACGAAAAATGACCAAACGAAAAGGAAGTAAGCCGAAGAGAAACGTTCTTGAATAACTTCAGAGAATAACACGGATGGGCAATTGTGGACCCAAAACCATTCCATTCACGTGTTATGTAAAACGTTATAATTACTTTAATTGGCAGACCAgcttaaatacatgtaccttaataGTATCCTTCTGAAGAATGACAAAAGGAAGTCAACCTCTTTTTCACCAAACTCTGCTAGGTTAGAAGAACTCTCAGGCCAGCTGTCATGGTTGAAGATAACATTCAGGCATCTTACAGCTTCAGGAGCACCCCCCGCTTCCGTGTCCCCAGTATCTCCTAGTAAGGCGGAGAATCGTTGCTGTATCTCATGCACTGTAAGTTGCACTGTCTGCTTTATGTGCCGTTCAAGTTCGGGGTAGCGAATGGTCTGGTCTGCGAGGTCTTTAGCATTACCAGACAAAGTTATTCCCTAGAAGAATTATGGAAAAGAACTTAGATAAAGAGAAGATGTAAGTTGCAGCAGCACAATACAGAACATAAAGACAGTATACAAATATTTCACCTGAAATTTAGCAGATCTATTtgcatcttcatcttcatcatcgtcatcttcatcatcatcctctTGTCCTTCCACCTGCGCCTGGAGAGCAGTTAGGAACGCACTTAAGTGACCATTCCTCTTTGGCCGCACAAGGAGGTTTTCTACTTGATCCACGGTTCTTCTAACAGCAGTGATGGCCATAGGTAGTATCAAATCATTTTTTTGCAGGCTCTTGCTTAGTTCAGAAATTATCTGAAACATATCGGCAATGAAATGACAGAAGGCGACAAAGTCTACTTTCTTCATAGTCTTCACAAGCTGAAAGTAAATGAAAACGTGGAGTTTAAAACAAGGTAATGAGACAAACTGATAGCGTAACTGGGAATGGCTGGATGAAAATTTAAATTGTATAATTGTTACATACCTTTTTTGCCCTACCCTTGATGTCAGCATTTTTTGAGGTCTCGGAAAGATTCTCCATGTGGAGAAATGTTGCAGCAAACTGACCATGATCTTCACTTAGGTCCCCATCTTTTCTGATTCCCGTTAGGAAAACTTCTAAAGCCCTCTGCACATGGGGTACCCAACAGGTTCCTTTAACATTACTCGCAACGCGTATATTAGCTCCCAACTCCGTCCCCAAACGATTAAGCTCACGACGAGACTTCGCACTGTAATGGTATGTCTTCCAGACGAGATGAAGAGTATTGTACAGCGTTTCAACCATTTTTACCTCCTTCTGGGTTTTAAGCATTGCAGTTCCAACCTTCAAAACATATTGAAAAGTGTGGCCGTGAACATGTAATAGCTGTGGTAGGTTTTCAAAACAGAGAATATAAGGCATATTCGTATGATTACGAATGAGCCTTTGACACACACACAAATCATAAACCATTTATTCGTAAAGTGAAACAAAACGACTTGAACAATGAACTTTCACTGGCCTGGTTAAGCTACCTGTGTGCCATGCAGTGGAATGGGATGACATGATTGCCAGCTTCAGCCTTCAAAAGCTCAATCACACCATTGCGAACGCCAAGATTGACAGAGGCACCATCTGAGGCAAGAGAAACTGCCTTTTGTGTCCAGTTTGGAAGACCACCTTCAACAAGGTCACTAAACGCATTTTTCACGGCAGCTAGTACGCCTGGTAGAGAAGAATAAAGTAACGTCATAAGCATTATCGTCAAGGTAAAAGGTTGCCGTTAATGATTATCGCAAAGATATTAATTAAAGATACCGTAGAGTGTGATTGAAATGATAGGTACCTAGTCTCCCACGACATAGAGGCCGGCTtgactttttttaaatattgagaATAATTCATGTAAACACAATTCATCATAATCACCTGCAGCATGGGCGTGTTCCACTTCTTGTTGTCCAACTAATCTATTGACAGGCTTGCCATTTTCTACGATACGCACATAAACCATTTCACATTCCTTG containing:
- the LOC138040290 gene encoding zinc finger protein 862-like yields the protein MARLQAICDHNIHIISIWGCEWFRLKKEDPQIKAFVDELTLVPPMNPRDAFFGGRTNAVHLYYEILEGEQIFYIDYMSLSLWTNKYAMYPVGHPEFIYNPDTTDLSGYFDLATCTVLPPTRLFHPVLPYQCSCKLTFLLYRTCVEQDIDKALHDKSLMDADRPSPSNTNTESTSSNNPTSTSSVSENDDEPATKKRKGYKFQRSWLQEFDWLEWDSEKELMRCKYCKAFPMHASSSLVNGCDNFKRETLAKHLQSKSHIYCRDCYFARSGKSKTVTQQKALPEVFARQETAQRKDLQRELEIKFNVAYAIAKEELPFTKYRPLLLLHKKNGVDISPTYDNDVKCAEFISSICDSMKSDLGDLMKSAKYASLIIDGDTDISVKECEMVYVRIVENGKPVNRLVGQQEVEHAHAAGVLAAVKNAFSDLVEGGLPNWTQKAVSLASDGASVNLGVRNGVIELLKAEAGNHVIPFHCMAHRLIRNHTNMPYILCFENLPQLLHVHGHTFQYVLKVGTAMLKTQKEVKMVETLYNTLHLVWKTYHYSAKSRRELNRLGTELGANIRVASNVKGTCWVPHVQRALEVFLTGIRKDGDLSEDHGQFAATFLHMENLSETSKNADIKGRAKKLVKTMKKVDFVAFCHFIADMFQIISELSKSLQKNDLILPMAITAVRRTVDQVENLLVRPKRNGHLSAFLTALQAQVEGQEDDDEDDDDEDEDANRSAKFQGITLSGNAKDLADQTIRYPELERHIKQTVQLTVHEIQQRFSALLGDTGDTEAGGAPEAVRCLNVIFNHDSWPESSSNLAEFGEKEVDFLLSFFRRILLRNGCDPTRVQTEYSNFKTLVRGTFQDKSFYALFQLLLTKDPYKEDFKNLLHLVEIMLVIPISSAQCERGFSAQKRIKSDVRSSLHVSTTEDLIRISMEEPELAAFDPTPVVEKWLNSGQRSRRPHVVYKTWPEELVPVYADLDSLDFE